The sequence below is a genomic window from Glycine max cultivar Williams 82 chromosome 20, Glycine_max_v4.0, whole genome shotgun sequence.
GACAAGatatcaagaacaatgtaaatTTGAATGGTATCAAAAACTTGAGATCATTTTTTGTGAGACCTCTTACAGAAAACGCCCAAGGAAATCCTTGATCCCATCAATGTAAGGGGACCGGGTAGGAATTATATGACCACAATCATGCTCAACGATCCCAGAACAATCACTATCATATAGAGAAACAAGTTCCTTGCTAGCTTGGTTAGCTATTTGTCTGTCTTTACCATGCTCATTACCAAAAATATGAAGAGACGGGCACTTGATAGGGCCACACTCCATCTCTTTCATCCGGAGAGCAAAGCCAGAGCACAGGACTACAAATTTAAAGTCCATTTCACCTTTCAGCTTTTCTTGTTGTGCAGAGATTAAGGCAGCCATTGCTGCTCCCTGTGAAAATCCCAAGATTCCATCGAATGGTCCTTGTTGGGAAAACACATTCTTCAAGTGTGATACAGAAATATCATATCCATCAGTTTGCTGCTGGTATTGAAGTGCATCGAATGGACCGTCTGCTACCTTCCAATCAACACCACTACTTCCATCAAAGTTGGGTGCCAAAAACCATGCAAACTTCTTCTTGCAATTCTCCAAAGGTGGAGGAGGACTAGGTGGCAATGATGATGCACAATTCACATTGAGCTCGGACACGGGGATTTGGTAAATGAATGGCAATTCATGAGGAGCattgataaaaacaaattcagcCATTTTCTTGAGTTTCTTGGCTAGTGATGCTGTTCTGCCTTTGAAACTGGATGCATTCTGTCGGAACCCATGCAAGCACAAGATTCTCAGTTTTCTTGAGGTCCTTGGATCTGAACATTAACCATTGGGACGTTAGGTATTGCACACTTTTGGTAAATTATAGAGGGCCTTTAAAATTGCCTGTGCTTCAAATTTCAGTAGACATGAACTTTTCAGTAGTCAGTACAATAAGACAATTGTAAAATTAACCATTAGTTAACTTAAAATTTGACAAAACACATGTGAAAGCAAGGTGTGGAGCGATATGGATCACAGAACTTACCATCTCCCCTAGGCACTTGAGGCAAACACATAGTATCTGAAGAAAAATTCTGGAATTCGGCACCTGGCAATGATGATTTTGATTCAccattttcaattaattgtGTTGACCTAACGACCTTGCCCTGTTTCTGACAAAGCTCACAAACGTACTGTGTAGATTCATTCTGGTAGACCACAATAATATCAGAAGCAAGAAAAGAGAACAAAGAACCCCAgcaaacaaatagaaaaaagatTAGAGTCAAGAAATTTAAGAAGATGGAGAAGGGATAAATTTTCTGGAGTACAAATTCAGAAATGTAGTTAATCCAAGTTATAGGACCCATGGCTTTAGGACAAATGTTATTCAAATGCAAGCATGCTTGAAGCCCTATTTTGAGGCCTATGGACCACAGTAATAGTGTTACACAATCAGCTCATGAACCtcatttgagaaaaatccaactCTTTTCCCAATAACAAACTTAAACTCTTGATCAGAAGCAAGTCACATTATTAGTATTACCCAGAACCAGTTACAAGTAAATCAGCTCAAAAAAAGCAACACTCAGGTTAAGCTCAGTTcgtaaacaaaaataatcagaatcaaACTCTTCTTTAGAAGTTCATGGGCACTTAACAAACTAGCATATACAACAGTTCTTAGTTCAGTTCTCCAAAACAGCAACATGCTTGAGACTGCTAGATCCAGTATATAGTATCAGATTCAGGAGATATTAACAACTTCCTTTTCTTTCCATTTACTTTGCCTCCTTTCTAACTCCTTCAAAATGGTAAAATTCAGACATGCAAACAGAAACTGTTGGCATATAGATGATAGATAATATATACATTATCAGAGCATACCTGGCAACTACCACAAACCAAAACAAGCATTCGGCAGTAAGCACACCGGCAGCGAGACGAGTAATCATCAAATGAACATTGACAAATAAGGCAGGTCCCAATAACATTAGCATCTGAACTTCCAACTGATATCCTACGGTTAGAAGGAACAAAATAAGGATTCGTTTCATCCACTGTTGCAAAACTACCCTTTTATATTCG
It includes:
- the LOC100786152 gene encoding rhodanese-like domain-containing protein 6, whose translation is MSEEMYGVLLYYKYAEIPNLDDLLTFYHSNCSSLSLLGRVRLSSRGVNVTVGGNLSSLEIHIEALKAYNSLFHDTDFKLANCHQPLNDKVAQECGFTSLSIRIVDELVTLSSHPLLKSPDISNAGKHLSALDFHSSLHNTNRESPENDLVLLDARNLYETRIGKFHVPNIETLDPQVRQYSDLSSWIDDNGERLKGKNILMYCTGGIRCEMASAYIRSKGAGFENVFQLFGGIQRYLEQFPDGGFFKGKNFVFDHRISVGSSDANVIGTCLICQCSFDDYSSRCRCAYCRMLVLVCGSCQNESTQYVCELCQKQGKVVRSTQLIENGESKSSLPGAEFQNFSSDTMCLPQVPRGDDPRTSRKLRILCLHGFRQNASSFKGRTASLAKKLKKMAEFVFINAPHELPFIYQIPVSELNVNCASSLPPSPPPPLENCKKKFAWFLAPNFDGSSGVDWKVADGPFDALQYQQQTDGYDISVSHLKNVFSQQGPFDGILGFSQGAAMAALISAQQEKLKGEMDFKFVVLCSGFALRMKEMECGPIKCPSLHIFGNEHGKDRQIANQASKELVSLYDSDCSGIVEHDCGHIIPTRSPYIDGIKDFLGRFL